From Corvus moneduloides isolate bCorMon1 chromosome 2, bCorMon1.pri, whole genome shotgun sequence, one genomic window encodes:
- the MAP3K7CL gene encoding MAP3K7 C-terminal-like protein isoform X1 — MITTARVPADKPVRIAFSLSDSPDDASPENFSLAFPELDQQLQPLPPCHDSKESMQVYKQHCKIAEEYNEVKKEIALLEERKKELIARLEQVEKESMDAAQLAKEYAELTEENRTLKLAQTQCVEQLEKLRIQYQKRQGSS, encoded by the exons ATGATCACCACTGCCAGGGTACCTGCTGATAAGCCAGTACGAATTGCCTTCAGCCTCAGTGATTCCCCAG ATGATGCTTCCCCTGAAAACTTCTCTTTGGCATTTCCAGAACTagatcagcagctgcag cctCTGCCTCCTTGTCATGACTCTAAGGAATCTATGCAGGTGTATAAACAGCACTGCAAAATAGCAGAAGAGTACAATGAGGTCAAGAAAGAAATTGCCCTGCTGGAAGAAAGAAA AAAAGAGCTGATTGCCAGACTGGAAcaagtggaaaaagaaagcatggaTGCTGCTCAGCTGGCTAAGGAGTATGCAGAACTGACAGAGGAGAACCGAACACTGAAGCTGGCCCAGACGCAGTGCGTGGAGCAACTGGAAAAGCTCAGAATACAGTACCAAAAAAGACAGGGTTCCTCATAA
- the MAP3K7CL gene encoding MAP3K7 C-terminal-like protein isoform X2 produces the protein MAGSKQLEQTSKSIDSSAHMITTARVPADKPVRIAFSLSDSPDDASPENFSLAFPELDQQLQPLPPCHDSKESMQVYKQHCKIAEEYNEVKKEIALLEERKKELIARLEQVEKESMDAAQLAKEYAELTEENRTLKLAQTQCVEQLEKLRIQYQKRQGSS, from the exons ATGGCGGGGAGCAAGCAG CTGGAACAAACAAGTAAAAGCATTGACTCAAGTGCCCACATGATCACCACTGCCAGGGTACCTGCTGATAAGCCAGTACGAATTGCCTTCAGCCTCAGTGATTCCCCAG ATGATGCTTCCCCTGAAAACTTCTCTTTGGCATTTCCAGAACTagatcagcagctgcag cctCTGCCTCCTTGTCATGACTCTAAGGAATCTATGCAGGTGTATAAACAGCACTGCAAAATAGCAGAAGAGTACAATGAGGTCAAGAAAGAAATTGCCCTGCTGGAAGAAAGAAA AAAAGAGCTGATTGCCAGACTGGAAcaagtggaaaaagaaagcatggaTGCTGCTCAGCTGGCTAAGGAGTATGCAGAACTGACAGAGGAGAACCGAACACTGAAGCTGGCCCAGACGCAGTGCGTGGAGCAACTGGAAAAGCTCAGAATACAGTACCAAAAAAGACAGGGTTCCTCATAA